From a region of the Agrobacterium tumefaciens genome:
- a CDS encoding LysR family transcriptional regulator, whose product MSDYLNDMALFVEVVRSNSFSKAADVIGMPNSTLSRRISLLEESIGLRLLHRTTRKIELTEAGRLYYERAKRIVEEARIAHEELGNMVAQPSGVLRVSLPVDFATTYVAPLLPEFAALYPGITLDMDLTPRNVDLVGEPFDLAIRMAVPEGTGLITRVIARISSRLYASPEYLRNRGEPQRPDDLESHECLTVATRPSWTLYRGKEKMTVNASSRYRANSVAMVRELAAHGMGIVFLPERVVAHKLAADTLQPVLADWTGEPGPVYAVTETRLLPAKTQRFIEFLREKLRDAV is encoded by the coding sequence ATGTCGGACTATCTGAATGACATGGCGCTCTTCGTGGAAGTCGTCCGCTCCAACAGTTTCAGCAAGGCTGCTGACGTGATCGGCATGCCCAATTCCACACTGTCACGGCGTATCTCGCTACTTGAAGAGTCCATCGGCCTGCGGCTGCTGCACCGCACGACGCGCAAAATCGAGCTGACCGAGGCGGGGCGGCTTTATTACGAGCGCGCCAAGCGCATTGTCGAGGAAGCGCGCATTGCGCATGAGGAACTGGGCAACATGGTGGCGCAGCCGAGCGGGGTGCTGCGGGTGTCGTTACCGGTGGATTTCGCGACCACCTATGTCGCGCCGCTGCTGCCGGAATTTGCCGCGCTTTATCCGGGTATCACGCTCGACATGGACCTGACGCCGCGCAATGTTGACCTTGTCGGCGAGCCGTTCGATCTTGCCATCCGAATGGCCGTTCCCGAGGGAACGGGACTGATTACCCGTGTCATCGCCAGAATATCCTCCCGTCTTTACGCCTCGCCGGAATACCTGAGGAACCGAGGCGAACCGCAACGGCCTGATGATCTTGAGAGCCACGAATGTCTGACCGTCGCGACGCGGCCGTCGTGGACGCTCTATCGCGGCAAGGAGAAGATGACCGTCAATGCCTCGAGCCGCTACCGTGCCAACAGCGTGGCGATGGTACGCGAACTGGCAGCGCATGGCATGGGGATCGTTTTCCTGCCTGAACGGGTCGTCGCCCACAAGCTTGCAGCCGACACATTGCAGCCTGTGCTTGCCGACTGGACCGGCGAGCCCGGTCCAGTCTACGCCGTCACCGAAACACGGCTGTTACCGGCGAAAACCCAGAGGTTCATCGAGTTCCTGCGGGAGAAATTGCGGGATGCAGTCTAG
- a CDS encoding barstar family protein produces the protein MREVIVDCSGIRSAAEFWQRYLDVVKPQGAAVFGCNLDAFWDAIEGGGPGWPGDVALIFSHTEHLSALRTGDGNASFLDALAAIANEATVTRITFT, from the coding sequence ATGCGAGAGGTCATTGTCGATTGTTCAGGGATCAGATCGGCTGCGGAATTCTGGCAGCGCTATCTGGACGTGGTCAAGCCGCAGGGCGCGGCGGTGTTTGGATGTAACCTGGATGCATTTTGGGATGCCATTGAAGGTGGCGGGCCGGGGTGGCCAGGGGATGTTGCCCTGATCTTTTCGCACACGGAGCACCTGTCTGCGCTGAGGACCGGGGACGGCAACGCATCTTTCCTCGATGCGCTTGCCGCAATCGCCAATGAGGCGACCGTGACGCGCATAACCTTCACCTGA
- a CDS encoding aldo/keto reductase, producing MQNRKLGTLDVSALGLGCMGLSFGYGAATDTKDAIALIRAAHDRGVTFFDTAQVYGPFTNEELVGEALQPFRDKVVIATKFGFELPSPDGGQHMNSRPDYVRQSVEASLKRLRTDVIDLLYQHRVDPNVPIEDVAGVVKDLIAEGKVKHFGLSEAGAQTIRRAHAVQPVTALQSEYSLFWREPEKEIIPTLEELGIGFVPFSPLGKGFLTGKIDASATFAPGDFRSVVPRFQAENLKANTALVEALTQIADAKGVTPAQIALAWLLARKPWIVPIPGTTKLHRLEENLGAATVELSAQDAAEIADALAKIDIVGDRYPAHLQARVGK from the coding sequence ATGCAAAATCGCAAACTCGGAACGCTCGACGTCTCCGCCCTCGGCCTTGGCTGCATGGGCCTCAGTTTCGGTTATGGCGCAGCGACCGACACGAAGGACGCCATTGCGCTGATCCGCGCCGCCCATGACCGTGGCGTGACCTTCTTCGACACCGCGCAGGTCTACGGCCCCTTCACCAATGAAGAACTGGTTGGCGAAGCGCTGCAGCCGTTCCGCGACAAGGTGGTCATCGCCACCAAGTTCGGTTTCGAACTGCCGAGCCCGGATGGGGGCCAGCACATGAACAGCCGCCCCGATTACGTGCGCCAGTCGGTCGAGGCCTCGCTGAAGCGCCTGCGCACCGATGTCATCGATCTGCTTTATCAGCATCGTGTCGACCCGAATGTGCCGATCGAAGATGTGGCGGGCGTGGTGAAGGACCTGATTGCCGAAGGCAAGGTCAAGCATTTCGGTCTTTCCGAGGCCGGTGCACAGACCATTCGCAGAGCGCATGCGGTGCAGCCGGTCACGGCGCTGCAGAGCGAATATTCGCTGTTCTGGCGCGAGCCGGAAAAGGAGATCATTCCAACGCTGGAAGAGCTTGGCATCGGCTTCGTGCCGTTCAGCCCGCTCGGCAAGGGTTTCCTGACCGGCAAGATCGACGCCTCGGCAACCTTTGCGCCCGGTGATTTCCGCAGCGTCGTGCCGCGTTTCCAGGCCGAAAACCTGAAAGCCAACACGGCACTGGTGGAAGCCCTGACGCAGATTGCCGACGCCAAGGGCGTGACACCGGCGCAGATCGCCCTCGCCTGGCTTCTTGCCCGCAAACCCTGGATCGTGCCGATCCCCGGCACCACCAAGCTGCACCGTCTGGAAGAAAATCTCGGTGCCGCGACTGTTGAACTGAGCGCGCAGGACGCCGCCGAAATCGCCGATGCGCTGGCAAAGATCGATATCGTCGGCGACCGCTACCCGGCCCATCTGCAAGCCCGCGTCGGCAAGTAA
- a CDS encoding MFS transporter, which translates to MPERHLTASPQHKTAILAIILISYVMIVLDISVVLTGLPKIHHELGFTDAGLAWVQSAYTLTFGGFLLLGARAGDILGRRRMFITGMAIFTLASLAIGASQSAAWMLAWRAIQGLGSAILAPATLALLQTNFEEGDERVRAVSLYSAAAGVSATVGLIVGGLLADWLSWRVGFLINLPIGIAMILAARAYIKETGRQPGTFDIPGALTSTTGMSGLVYGFIRSAQAGWDGTTIGIIALSLILLATFLRIERRAKQPILPLRLFSDIERSGAYGARVLYLGAMVGFFFFTTLYLQEVAGLRPALTGIAFVPATALHVPVAMIVPRLIRRFGRNAVLVAGMMVGIVAMAWLSRAGVGSSYWTAIAMPMLLIGISQGLTLSPLTSSGVARVDNADAGAASGAVNVAHQMGASVGLSVLIAIAAIGSAGLSGADLTAYRVSHAFDAGTAMLVLTLIIALLTIVPAASRQANSNAVPTERTA; encoded by the coding sequence ATGCCCGAAAGACACTTGACCGCCTCCCCGCAACACAAGACCGCAATCCTCGCCATCATCCTCATCAGCTACGTGATGATCGTGCTGGACATATCGGTCGTGTTGACCGGACTTCCGAAAATCCACCACGAACTCGGCTTTACCGATGCCGGCCTTGCCTGGGTGCAGAGCGCCTATACGCTGACCTTCGGCGGTTTCCTGCTTCTGGGTGCGCGTGCCGGTGACATTCTCGGCCGTCGCCGCATGTTCATCACCGGCATGGCGATCTTCACGCTGGCCTCGCTTGCCATCGGCGCCTCGCAATCTGCCGCCTGGATGCTGGCATGGCGGGCCATTCAGGGCCTCGGCTCGGCCATTCTCGCACCCGCCACGCTTGCCCTGCTGCAGACCAATTTCGAGGAAGGCGATGAACGCGTGCGCGCCGTTTCGCTCTACAGTGCGGCGGCCGGTGTGTCGGCGACTGTCGGCCTGATCGTCGGCGGGCTGCTGGCCGACTGGCTGTCCTGGCGTGTCGGCTTCCTCATCAACCTGCCGATCGGCATTGCCATGATCCTTGCAGCCCGCGCCTACATCAAGGAAACCGGCAGACAGCCCGGCACCTTCGATATTCCCGGTGCGCTGACCTCGACCACGGGCATGAGCGGCCTCGTCTACGGTTTCATCCGTTCGGCGCAGGCCGGATGGGACGGCACGACCATCGGCATCATTGCCCTGTCGCTCATCCTGCTCGCCACCTTCTTGCGCATCGAGCGCCGCGCGAAACAGCCGATCCTGCCGCTGCGCCTGTTTTCGGATATCGAACGTTCCGGTGCCTATGGCGCCCGCGTTCTTTACCTCGGCGCAATGGTCGGTTTCTTCTTTTTCACGACGCTCTATCTGCAGGAGGTCGCGGGGCTGCGCCCGGCGCTCACAGGCATTGCCTTCGTTCCAGCCACAGCCCTGCATGTGCCCGTTGCCATGATCGTGCCGCGCCTGATCCGCCGGTTTGGCCGCAACGCGGTGCTTGTTGCCGGCATGATGGTCGGTATCGTGGCAATGGCCTGGCTGAGCCGCGCCGGCGTCGGCTCAAGCTACTGGACAGCGATTGCCATGCCCATGCTGCTGATCGGCATCAGCCAGGGTCTGACGCTGAGCCCGCTCACCTCATCCGGCGTTGCCCGCGTCGACAATGCGGATGCCGGTGCAGCCTCCGGCGCAGTCAATGTCGCCCACCAGATGGGTGCATCGGTCGGCCTCAGCGTATTGATCGCCATTGCGGCCATCGGTTCTGCTGGCCTCAGCGGCGCTGACCTGACGGCCTACCGTGTGTCCCACGCCTTCGATGCCGGAACGGCTATGCTCGTTCTGACATTGATCATTGCTCTTCTGACAATCGTGCCTGCGGCCTCGCGCCAGGCAAACTCCAACGCCGTGCCGACTGAGCGCACGGCCTGA
- a CDS encoding hydrolase has translation MTFRNGLASLLRPEDSVLVLIDHQPYQLANLNSHEPQMVVNNATALAKAAKVFGVPTILTSVIADRGGLIFPQITDVFPGQEVIDRTFINTWQDQTVVDAVKATGRKQLIIAGLWTEICVAMPTIQALGEGWDVTVITDASGSVSVEAHELAIQRMIAAGANMMTWLALAAEWQRDWARTEHAAELTDILKHHAAGSGIAYLWEQQLLNTPVPTTAG, from the coding sequence ATGACCTTTCGTAACGGCCTTGCTTCACTCCTTCGCCCCGAAGATTCGGTTCTGGTTCTGATCGACCATCAACCCTACCAGCTTGCCAACCTGAACAGCCACGAGCCGCAGATGGTGGTCAACAACGCGACGGCGCTGGCAAAAGCCGCAAAGGTGTTCGGCGTCCCCACCATTCTGACCAGCGTGATCGCCGATCGCGGCGGCCTGATCTTCCCGCAGATCACCGATGTCTTTCCGGGTCAGGAGGTGATCGACCGTACCTTCATCAACACCTGGCAGGATCAGACCGTGGTGGATGCCGTTAAGGCAACCGGACGCAAGCAGCTCATCATCGCCGGTCTGTGGACCGAGATCTGCGTTGCCATGCCGACGATCCAGGCGCTGGGCGAAGGCTGGGATGTGACGGTGATTACCGACGCCTCGGGCAGCGTGTCCGTCGAAGCCCACGAACTTGCGATCCAGCGCATGATCGCCGCCGGCGCCAACATGATGACGTGGCTGGCACTGGCCGCCGAATGGCAGCGCGACTGGGCACGCACCGAACACGCCGCGGAACTGACGGATATCCTGAAGCACCACGCGGCAGGCAGCGGCATCGCCTATCTCTGGGAGCAGCAGCTTCTCAACACCCCGGTCCCGACCACGGCTGGCTGA
- a CDS encoding LysR family transcriptional regulator, with the protein MSRKPERQMDIEDLRTFVEVAEAGGVSPAARRLNLSKSIVSRRLIRLEAELGIQLLARTTRGAALTEAGITFRDHAARACAEIDEARETILPAGELCGRLRIAVPLSFGPTHFAPVLAQMAQRHPQLNVHTSYSDRFVDLIAEGFDCAIRVGYLADSNLIARRVGPLYGKLVASPDYVRKHGEPKTPAEIVDHQALMQGTEAWQFLDGEKTITVYPRGRFKADNAVALTAAALAGLGIGWLPDGITGEHIASGALVPVMTRYPPPPAGIYVIRPPGQHPSRKVRVLTEMLIDCFEHTRSAG; encoded by the coding sequence GTGTCGCGCAAACCGGAACGCCAGATGGATATCGAAGATCTCAGGACATTCGTGGAAGTTGCCGAAGCCGGCGGTGTTTCACCGGCCGCACGGCGGCTCAACCTGTCGAAATCGATTGTCAGCCGCCGGCTGATCCGGCTGGAGGCGGAACTCGGCATCCAGCTTCTGGCCCGCACGACACGGGGTGCCGCCTTGACCGAGGCCGGGATCACCTTTCGCGATCATGCGGCCAGAGCCTGCGCCGAAATCGATGAAGCCAGAGAAACCATCCTGCCGGCGGGAGAGCTTTGCGGGCGCCTGCGCATTGCCGTGCCGCTTTCCTTCGGCCCGACGCATTTTGCCCCGGTGCTTGCGCAGATGGCGCAGCGTCATCCGCAACTCAATGTGCACACATCCTACAGCGATCGCTTTGTCGATCTGATCGCAGAAGGTTTCGATTGCGCCATTCGCGTCGGATATCTTGCGGATTCCAACCTGATTGCCAGACGTGTCGGCCCGCTCTACGGCAAGCTGGTCGCCAGCCCCGACTATGTCAGGAAACATGGCGAGCCGAAGACACCGGCCGAAATTGTCGATCATCAGGCGCTGATGCAGGGCACGGAAGCCTGGCAGTTTCTGGATGGAGAGAAGACGATCACGGTCTATCCGCGCGGACGGTTCAAGGCCGACAATGCCGTGGCGCTGACCGCGGCAGCGCTGGCCGGTCTCGGCATCGGCTGGTTGCCGGATGGCATTACCGGCGAACACATCGCCTCCGGTGCGCTGGTGCCGGTCATGACCCGCTATCCGCCGCCGCCGGCCGGCATCTATGTCATCCGCCCGCCGGGGCAGCACCCTTCCAGAAAGGTCCGGGTGCTGACCGAAATGCTGATCGACTGTTTCGAGCACACGCGCAGTGCGGGCTGA
- a CDS encoding FAD:protein FMN transferase has product MDGVPNCRFSFDAIGTRFEIDTPQPLSTTMRERVLELTEDFDRLYSRFRDTSLIAEIAAAKGGGVFAFPPDAAVMFDLYDRLHTATDGAVDPLVGADLERLGYDRSYSLVSTCDTAPCPASQRPAWNRDITRHGATLTTGRPLTIDLGALGKGRLVDLIADLLKSKDIEDFLVDGSGDMRHRGNLPVTVGLEDPRDPSRVIGIATLADGALCASSVNRRAWGDGLHHVVDGRTGRPTHDVIATWAMAADAATADGLATALFFAPAARLRQAFDFSFVRLFADGRAEVSDNFDGEVFT; this is encoded by the coding sequence ATGGATGGCGTGCCGAACTGCCGTTTCAGCTTCGATGCCATCGGCACGCGCTTCGAGATCGACACGCCACAACCGCTTTCGACCACCATGCGAGAGCGCGTGCTTGAGCTGACAGAAGACTTCGACAGGCTCTATTCGCGCTTTCGCGACACCTCACTGATCGCAGAGATCGCCGCTGCCAAAGGCGGTGGCGTCTTTGCCTTTCCGCCTGATGCGGCGGTGATGTTCGACCTCTATGACCGGCTTCACACAGCAACCGATGGCGCGGTCGATCCGCTGGTTGGCGCCGATCTCGAGCGGCTGGGGTATGACCGCAGCTATTCGCTTGTCTCAACCTGTGACACGGCACCCTGCCCGGCATCGCAACGCCCGGCATGGAACCGAGATATCACGAGACATGGCGCGACACTCACGACCGGACGACCGTTGACCATCGATCTCGGCGCACTCGGCAAGGGCCGGCTTGTCGACCTGATCGCCGACCTGCTGAAATCGAAAGACATCGAGGATTTCCTTGTCGATGGCAGCGGCGACATGCGGCATCGGGGCAACCTGCCTGTAACCGTCGGGCTGGAAGATCCACGCGATCCTTCACGCGTTATCGGCATCGCCACGCTTGCCGATGGCGCACTCTGCGCCTCGTCGGTCAATCGTCGCGCCTGGGGCGATGGGCTGCACCACGTTGTCGATGGCCGCACCGGGCGACCGACGCACGATGTCATCGCCACATGGGCGATGGCGGCAGATGCAGCGACGGCCGATGGCCTTGCCACGGCGCTGTTCTTCGCCCCGGCCGCACGTCTGAGGCAGGCATTCGATTTCTCTTTCGTCCGCCTGTTCGCCGATGGCCGCGCCGAAGTTTCCGACAACTTCGATGGCGAAGTTTTCACCTGA
- a CDS encoding aldo/keto reductase, protein MKKRTIGNLEVSALGLGCMSMSSAYGPAADRGDMIALIRHAHDRGITLFDTAEAYGPFVNEELLGEALSPIRDSVVIATKFGFDIDLETGERRGGTNSRPEHIRAVAEASLKRLKTDRIDLFYQHRVDPAVPIEDVAGAVKDLIAEGKVKHFGLSEAGVATIRKAHAVQPVAAVQSEYSLFWRGPEAELLPALEELGIGFVPFSPLGAGFLTGKIDENTTFDPTDFRNSVPRFTPEARKANFALVDAITVIAENKRATTAQVALAWLLAQKPWIVPIPGTTKQHRLDENLGSVDLQLTAADLTEIDAVLSRIEVVGDRLPEAAMKMTGR, encoded by the coding sequence ATGAAAAAGAGAACTATCGGAAACCTCGAGGTTTCCGCCCTCGGCCTTGGCTGCATGAGCATGAGCTCGGCTTATGGCCCGGCCGCCGACCGGGGCGACATGATCGCGCTGATCCGCCACGCCCATGACCGGGGCATCACCCTGTTCGACACCGCCGAAGCCTACGGCCCCTTCGTCAATGAAGAGCTGCTGGGCGAAGCCCTGTCACCGATCCGCGACAGCGTGGTCATCGCCACCAAATTCGGTTTCGACATCGACCTTGAAACCGGCGAACGGCGCGGCGGCACCAACAGCCGCCCGGAGCATATTCGTGCCGTGGCCGAAGCCAGCCTCAAGCGGCTGAAGACCGACCGTATCGATCTGTTTTACCAGCATCGCGTCGATCCGGCCGTGCCGATCGAGGACGTCGCCGGTGCGGTGAAAGACCTGATTGCCGAAGGCAAGGTCAAGCATTTCGGCCTTTCGGAAGCCGGTGTGGCGACCATTCGCAAGGCCCATGCCGTGCAGCCGGTGGCCGCCGTGCAGAGCGAATATTCGCTGTTCTGGCGTGGTCCGGAGGCGGAGCTTCTGCCGGCGCTTGAAGAACTCGGCATCGGTTTCGTGCCGTTCAGTCCGCTTGGCGCCGGTTTCCTGACCGGCAAGATCGATGAGAACACCACCTTCGACCCGACCGACTTCCGCAACAGCGTGCCGCGCTTTACGCCGGAGGCACGCAAGGCGAATTTCGCGCTGGTCGACGCCATCACGGTCATCGCCGAAAACAAGCGCGCCACAACCGCCCAGGTGGCGCTGGCCTGGCTGCTGGCGCAAAAACCGTGGATCGTGCCGATCCCCGGCACGACCAAACAGCACCGTCTGGACGAAAACCTTGGCAGCGTCGATCTGCAACTGACCGCAGCCGACCTCACGGAAATCGACGCCGTGCTGTCCAGGATCGAGGTGGTTGGCGACCGGCTCCCCGAAGCCGCCATGAAGATGACGGGCCGCTGA
- a CDS encoding Lrp/AsnC family transcriptional regulator — MATEVEEKDTVRQTRHHPADIDATDRKILGVLAEDASASYAELSKIVNLSAPAVHERVKRLKRDGVIKGTVAQLDGCKLGRSLLTFLVIDTSSYNATRELLKFTKRPEVEELHTVAGDGCVLVKVRAVDTESLENFLMEIQSLEGVRSVRSYIALSTFLERGPYP; from the coding sequence ATGGCAACTGAAGTTGAAGAAAAAGATACGGTTCGGCAAACACGCCATCACCCTGCCGATATCGATGCGACAGACCGAAAAATATTAGGCGTGCTCGCCGAGGATGCCTCCGCCAGCTACGCCGAACTCAGCAAGATCGTGAATCTCTCCGCCCCCGCCGTGCACGAACGCGTCAAGCGTCTGAAGCGCGATGGCGTCATCAAGGGCACGGTTGCCCAGCTCGACGGCTGCAAACTCGGCCGCTCGCTGCTGACCTTTCTGGTGATCGATACCAGCAGCTACAACGCAACGCGCGAATTGCTGAAATTCACCAAACGGCCCGAGGTCGAAGAGCTGCATACCGTGGCGGGCGATGGCTGCGTGCTGGTCAAAGTGCGGGCTGTCGATACGGAATCGCTCGAAAACTTCCTGATGGAAATTCAAAGCCTCGAAGGGGTGCGCTCCGTGCGCAGTTACATCGCCCTTTCGACCTTTCTGGAGCGTGGGCCTTACCCCTGA
- a CDS encoding EAL domain-containing protein: MRRNIVLTIAFGLAICAGALPLLAAVYISRERAFALERRHLADYADWTVQRGDLNIARARAVLKVLAAENRQSCTPDDIARLQKLTTDALSVDEIAVTNNGQLVCDTWGLVRTEATLFEDSIALSEGYELRLNGGGLSDPVDGMIVVSQGNYHALLKRERLVDVLHDTPMLLGIASLDGQPIALSGAADPQLVSRLVSQETSGFNDRQVFSSRRGKDFAAFAISNRSVVDWRTDAELWKMIPVGIGISLGLIALIAWVSRQRLSLAGELAIGIRRKEFVAHYQPIIDLATGRCIGAEALIRWQRPDGSSVRPDLFIPVAEQNGMIGQITEIMVRNVLETMKDALAEHRDMHVAINISPQDVEDGRFLTQIDDQLRTIKVQTSQIWLEVTERGFIQADAASATLTRARDAGHVIAIDDFGTGYSSLSMLQSLPVTVLKIDKSFIDALGRNAATSLVTPHIIEMAHSLKLKMVAEGIETAEQEAVLYKAGVQYGQGWLYSKALPFEEFMAFYERRNADIKGGAKIIRPVHFSHSR; the protein is encoded by the coding sequence ATGCGGCGAAACATTGTTTTGACGATTGCATTCGGATTGGCAATTTGCGCCGGGGCTTTGCCGCTGCTCGCCGCAGTCTACATTTCACGCGAACGGGCCTTTGCGCTGGAACGACGGCATCTGGCCGATTATGCCGACTGGACCGTGCAGCGCGGCGACCTCAACATTGCCCGCGCCCGCGCCGTACTCAAGGTGCTTGCAGCGGAAAATCGCCAGTCCTGCACGCCCGACGATATTGCCCGGCTGCAGAAACTGACGACCGACGCACTCTCCGTCGATGAGATTGCCGTGACGAACAACGGACAACTCGTCTGCGACACCTGGGGGCTGGTCCGCACCGAGGCAACGCTGTTCGAGGACAGCATCGCGCTTTCCGAAGGCTATGAACTGCGCCTCAATGGCGGCGGTCTCTCGGACCCAGTCGATGGCATGATCGTGGTGAGCCAAGGCAATTACCACGCGCTTCTGAAACGCGAACGGCTGGTTGATGTGCTGCACGACACGCCCATGCTGCTCGGCATCGCTTCGCTGGATGGTCAGCCGATTGCACTGTCCGGCGCTGCCGATCCGCAGCTTGTCTCGCGTCTGGTCAGCCAGGAAACCAGCGGCTTCAACGACAGGCAGGTCTTTTCCTCCCGGCGCGGCAAGGACTTTGCCGCCTTCGCCATTTCCAACCGCAGCGTCGTGGACTGGCGCACCGACGCCGAACTCTGGAAGATGATCCCGGTTGGCATCGGCATATCGCTCGGCCTCATCGCGTTGATTGCCTGGGTGTCGCGGCAGCGATTGTCACTGGCCGGTGAACTGGCAATCGGTATTCGTCGCAAGGAATTCGTCGCCCATTACCAGCCGATCATCGATCTCGCGACCGGCCGCTGCATCGGGGCCGAAGCCCTGATCCGCTGGCAGCGCCCGGATGGCTCTTCCGTCCGGCCCGATCTTTTCATTCCCGTTGCCGAGCAGAACGGCATGATCGGCCAGATCACCGAAATCATGGTGCGCAACGTGCTTGAAACCATGAAGGATGCGCTTGCCGAACACCGCGACATGCACGTCGCCATCAACATATCGCCGCAGGATGTGGAGGACGGCCGGTTCCTGACCCAGATCGACGATCAGCTCCGGACCATCAAGGTCCAGACATCGCAGATCTGGCTGGAGGTGACGGAGCGCGGTTTCATTCAGGCTGATGCTGCCAGCGCCACGCTGACCAGAGCCCGCGACGCCGGACATGTGATTGCCATCGACGATTTCGGAACCGGCTATTCCAGCCTGTCGATGTTGCAGAGCCTGCCGGTGACGGTGCTCAAGATCGACAAGTCCTTCATCGATGCCCTCGGTCGCAATGCCGCCACCAGCCTCGTCACACCGCACATCATCGAGATGGCCCACAGCCTGAAACTCAAGATGGTCGCGGAAGGCATCGAAACCGCCGAACAGGAAGCGGTTCTGTACAAGGCCGGGGTGCAATATGGGCAAGGCTGGCTCTATTCGAAGGCCCTGCCCTTTGAGGAATTCATGGCGTTCTACGAGCGGCGCAACGCCGATATCAAGGGCGGCGCCAAGATCATCCGCCCGGTTCACTTCAGCCATTCACGTTAA
- a CDS encoding MFS transporter: protein MPLALLALAVGAFGIGLTEFVVAGILPQIAQEFGVDIPTAGLMATTYALGVFVGAPVLTVLGARVPRKTMLIGLAVIFTLGNVITAIAPTLSIALTGRIITSFNHGAFFGIGSIIAASLVAPDRQARAIAFMFSGLTMANLVGVPAATWLAQVYDWRLVFWLSAAIGVVTIVSVALLVPQIKAGKAIALRRELRAFTDPQVLLAMGITVFGPAAFFTSITYIAPMMIEEGGFSEAGVARLMVLFGLGLAVGNWVGGRFADRSLFGTLFVTLAAQAAILMVFWAGVENAVVASASVFLMAAFGFATVSPIQKLVMDRANAAGAPTIAASVNIGMFNLGNALGAWAGGATIAAGFGLASPNWAGAILSLIALALAFIARLGADAEYARAAAE from the coding sequence ATGCCCTTGGCTCTTCTCGCGCTGGCCGTCGGCGCTTTCGGTATCGGATTGACCGAATTCGTCGTCGCCGGCATCCTGCCGCAGATCGCCCAGGAGTTCGGCGTCGACATACCGACGGCCGGTCTCATGGCCACCACCTATGCGCTGGGTGTGTTTGTCGGCGCACCTGTTCTGACCGTGCTGGGGGCGAGGGTGCCCAGAAAGACGATGCTGATCGGTCTTGCGGTCATCTTCACGCTTGGCAATGTCATCACCGCCATTGCGCCGACCCTGTCGATTGCGCTGACGGGACGCATCATCACCTCCTTCAACCACGGTGCGTTCTTCGGCATCGGTTCCATCATCGCCGCCTCGCTGGTGGCACCTGACCGGCAGGCGCGTGCGATCGCCTTCATGTTCTCCGGCCTGACGATGGCCAATCTCGTCGGCGTTCCCGCCGCGACATGGCTGGCACAGGTCTATGACTGGCGGCTGGTGTTCTGGCTTTCGGCCGCCATCGGTGTTGTCACCATTGTCAGCGTTGCTTTGCTGGTGCCGCAGATCAAGGCGGGCAAGGCCATTGCCCTGCGCCGCGAGCTGCGTGCCTTCACCGATCCGCAGGTGTTGCTGGCCATGGGCATCACCGTTTTCGGCCCGGCGGCCTTCTTCACCTCGATCACCTATATCGCGCCGATGATGATCGAGGAGGGTGGTTTTTCGGAAGCCGGTGTGGCGCGGCTGATGGTTCTCTTCGGTCTTGGCCTTGCCGTCGGCAACTGGGTGGGCGGGCGTTTTGCCGACCGCTCGCTGTTCGGCACGCTGTTTGTGACGCTTGCCGCACAGGCTGCCATCCTGATGGTGTTCTGGGCTGGCGTTGAAAATGCCGTGGTCGCTTCGGCCTCGGTCTTCCTCATGGCGGCCTTCGGTTTTGCCACGGTTTCGCCGATCCAGAAGCTGGTCATGGACCGCGCCAATGCCGCCGGTGCGCCAACCATCGCCGCTTCGGTCAATATCGGCATGTTCAATCTCGGCAACGCGCTTGGTGCCTGGGCGGGCGGCGCCACCATTGCGGCCGGTTTCGGTCTTGCCTCACCAAACTGGGCAGGCGCCATTCTGTCGCTCATCGCGCTGGCTCTGGCCTTCATCGCACGGCTTGGAGCCGATGCGGAGTATGCCCGGGCGGCGGCGGAATAA